The following coding sequences are from one Diprion similis isolate iyDipSimi1 chromosome 9, iyDipSimi1.1, whole genome shotgun sequence window:
- the LOC124410276 gene encoding uncharacterized protein LOC124410276 isoform X2, with the protein MSGAPTRGPTAQRPRRPHHKRHRRAPDPTEPPDPDEPEEKRPKVNPIFLWASQREQRIVEVRCEDYDKRNRIKLTKTAQGWRSIPRTTVIPTIIPSTSGTSGTAAANSPRHRHHHRGHRHHHHHHHRRKSRERTTTEDEEVLRRRHLLLQPRVVLQQLRLPQVTAASADQEDPRREHMLGLLDATAASPAIAAMAADTPIADLPDSPNHPHDEPVQEVVSAPLPSPSPSAETNDSQHRRRPARSQSEDPRMEKSGDTSWSRSSLGSPSRILNALRNTPGLSVSIAGSPASSDKTGNLPSPGSPGHRKPGRPPPGLLVAMPVGNGEGKPPHNVPILMSGLSISIPSYRYRPRSRGTTPCVRKLDPDSPCAGYNPKVEPPEDFDDSRSQGTVVQASPQPSGIPCSPAAGGRPASAYLERLLPSPPCSVSCSEDARNDLTLKGILASPSQHHRQTSTSHPHLQTETNNNNNNNEYGPASLELDSPGDPASELRELLRVSGHLIPDPLLVPRDLLPALAAAPANEIPRLLASRPELRLPQALTRPELLRDPDLLVISLAHLQHVLDYGEGPVPADRRDDQARPKLTCKPIGTLMPAPIDLSANRPRHTTNGGSYPLLRVRTTGLLKQESEVTSTAASPEDSQFWHPLFSSQKRHLHHLHQHHYHYEQPQQQQQQQQRQVYIQQAQNQQQQHQQPMQQQQQQQQQQPQPQPQQQNHGSWHRATIAS; encoded by the exons ATGAGCGGGGCCCCTACGAGGGGCCCGACGGCCCAGCGTCCGCGACGCCCGCACCACAAACGTCACCGCAGAGCCCCGGACCCAACGGAGCCACCGGACCCCGACGAGCCGGAGGAGAAGCGGCCCAAGGTGAACCCGATATTCCTCTGGGCGTCGCAGCGGGAACAGAGGATAGTCGAGGTCCGGTGCGAGGACTACGACAAACGGAACAGGATAAAGCTGACGAAAACGGCTCAAGGCTGGCGCTCGATACCCCGGACTACCGTCATTCCAACGATCATACCGTCGACCAGCGGGACCAGTGGGACTGCTGCCGCTAATTCG CCGAGGCACCGCCATCATCACCGGGGACATCGAcatcaccaccatcaccaccatcGTCGCAAGTCGCGAGAACGAACGACGACCGAAGACGAGGAAGTCCTGCGTCGACGGCACCTTCTGCTTCAGCCACGAGTTGTTCTCCAGCAGCTTCGACTTCCTCAGGTTACCGCCGCCTCGGCTGACCAGGAAGATCCCCGAAGGGAACATATGCTTGGATTGCTTGATGCCACCGCCGCATCTCCGGCCATCGCAGCCATGGCTGCTGACACTCCAATCGCCGATCTACCCGACTCTCCGAACCATCCTCACGACGAGCCGGTCCAAGAAGTGGTCAGTGCACCGTTACCCTCACCGTCACCTTCTGCGGAGACAAACGATTCTCAGCATCGACGGCGACCCGCGCGATCGCAGAGCGAAGATCCGAGGATGGAAAAAAGCGGTGATACCAGCTGGTCGAGGAGCAGCCTTGGCTCTCCGTCGAGGATACTAAACGCTCTAAGGAACACGCCTGGACTGTCGGTCTCGATCGCAGGAAGCCCGGCGAGTTCTGACAAGACTGGAAATTTGCCTTCACCGGGCTCCCCGGGGCACCGAAAACCCGGAAGACCACCCCCCGGATTATTGGTAGCAATGCCGGTGGGTAATGGCGAGGGAAAACCGCCACATAACGTTCCAATACTGATGTCCGGTCTGTCCATCAGCATTCCAAGCTACCGTTACCGGCCTCGAAGCAGAGGAACGACGCCCTGCGTGAGAAAACTCGATCCCGATTCCCCCTGCGCCGGATACAACCCGAAGGTCGAGCCACCGGAAGACTTCGACGATTCAAGGTCACAGGGTACCGTCGTCCAGGCCTCTCCGCAGCCTAGTGGAATACCTTGTTCACCTGCCGCTGGTGGACGGCCAGCCTCGGCGTACTTGGAACGGCTGCTACCCAGTCCACCGTGTTCGGTATCGTGTTCGGAGGACGCGCGTAACGACCTCACCCTGAAGGGTATACTCGCGTCGCCGAGTCAGCACCATCGGCAGACCTCTACGTCCCATCCGCACCTCCAGACGGAGacaaacaacaataataataataacgagtaCGGTCCCGCTTCCTTGGAACTCGATTCACCCGGTGATCCGGCCTCTGAGCTCCGCGAACTCCTCAGGGTCTCCGGTCACCTCATACCCGACCCGCTCCTCGTCCCCAGGGACCTTCTTCCGGCGCTCGCCGCCGCACCGGCGAACGAAATTCCGAGACTACTAGCCTCCCGACCGGAACTCAGGCTCCCGCAGGCTTTAACCAGGCCGGAACTACTCAGGGACCCGGATCTGTTGGTCATTTCTCTCGCCCATCTTCAGCACGTCCTCGACTACGGCGAGGGACCGGTACCGGCTGATAGACGAGACGACCAAGCAAGGCCGAAACTCACCTGCAAGCCGATCGGCACCCTCATGCCAGCCCCCATAGATCTTTCGGCGAATCGTCCGAGGCATACGACCAACGGTGGGTCATATCCGCTGCTCAGGGTCCGGACTACCGGGCTACTGAAACAGGAATCGGAGGTCACCTCAACCGCCGCGTCGCCCGAGGACTCGCAATTTTGGCATCCTTTATTTAGCAG TCAAAAAAGGCACCTGCATCACCTGCACCAGCATCACTATCACTACGAGCAGccacagcaacagcaacagcagcagcagcgtcaGGTTTATATTCAACAAGCCCAGAATCAGCAACAACAGCATCAGCAGCCaatgcagcagcaacagcaacagcaacagcagcagccacAGCCACAGCCACAGCAGCAGAATCATGGATCGTGGCACAGAGCCACGATAGCGTCATGA
- the LOC124410276 gene encoding uncharacterized protein LOC124410276 isoform X1: MSGAPTRGPTAQRPRRPHHKRHRRAPDPTEPPDPDEPEEKRPKVNPIFLWASQREQRIVEVRCEDYDKRNRIKLTKTAQGWRSIPRTTVIPTIIPSTSGTSGTAAANSTEDTSYRNGDDDNNNPRHRHHHRGHRHHHHHHHRRKSRERTTTEDEEVLRRRHLLLQPRVVLQQLRLPQVTAASADQEDPRREHMLGLLDATAASPAIAAMAADTPIADLPDSPNHPHDEPVQEVVSAPLPSPSPSAETNDSQHRRRPARSQSEDPRMEKSGDTSWSRSSLGSPSRILNALRNTPGLSVSIAGSPASSDKTGNLPSPGSPGHRKPGRPPPGLLVAMPVGNGEGKPPHNVPILMSGLSISIPSYRYRPRSRGTTPCVRKLDPDSPCAGYNPKVEPPEDFDDSRSQGTVVQASPQPSGIPCSPAAGGRPASAYLERLLPSPPCSVSCSEDARNDLTLKGILASPSQHHRQTSTSHPHLQTETNNNNNNNEYGPASLELDSPGDPASELRELLRVSGHLIPDPLLVPRDLLPALAAAPANEIPRLLASRPELRLPQALTRPELLRDPDLLVISLAHLQHVLDYGEGPVPADRRDDQARPKLTCKPIGTLMPAPIDLSANRPRHTTNGGSYPLLRVRTTGLLKQESEVTSTAASPEDSQFWHPLFSSQKRHLHHLHQHHYHYEQPQQQQQQQQRQVYIQQAQNQQQQHQQPMQQQQQQQQQQPQPQPQQQNHGSWHRATIAS, from the exons ATGAGCGGGGCCCCTACGAGGGGCCCGACGGCCCAGCGTCCGCGACGCCCGCACCACAAACGTCACCGCAGAGCCCCGGACCCAACGGAGCCACCGGACCCCGACGAGCCGGAGGAGAAGCGGCCCAAGGTGAACCCGATATTCCTCTGGGCGTCGCAGCGGGAACAGAGGATAGTCGAGGTCCGGTGCGAGGACTACGACAAACGGAACAGGATAAAGCTGACGAAAACGGCTCAAGGCTGGCGCTCGATACCCCGGACTACCGTCATTCCAACGATCATACCGTCGACCAGCGGGACCAGTGGGACTGCTGCCGCTAATTCGACGGAGGATACGAGCTACCGAAATGGCGACGACGACAACAACAATCCGAGGCACCGCCATCATCACCGGGGACATCGAcatcaccaccatcaccaccatcGTCGCAAGTCGCGAGAACGAACGACGACCGAAGACGAGGAAGTCCTGCGTCGACGGCACCTTCTGCTTCAGCCACGAGTTGTTCTCCAGCAGCTTCGACTTCCTCAGGTTACCGCCGCCTCGGCTGACCAGGAAGATCCCCGAAGGGAACATATGCTTGGATTGCTTGATGCCACCGCCGCATCTCCGGCCATCGCAGCCATGGCTGCTGACACTCCAATCGCCGATCTACCCGACTCTCCGAACCATCCTCACGACGAGCCGGTCCAAGAAGTGGTCAGTGCACCGTTACCCTCACCGTCACCTTCTGCGGAGACAAACGATTCTCAGCATCGACGGCGACCCGCGCGATCGCAGAGCGAAGATCCGAGGATGGAAAAAAGCGGTGATACCAGCTGGTCGAGGAGCAGCCTTGGCTCTCCGTCGAGGATACTAAACGCTCTAAGGAACACGCCTGGACTGTCGGTCTCGATCGCAGGAAGCCCGGCGAGTTCTGACAAGACTGGAAATTTGCCTTCACCGGGCTCCCCGGGGCACCGAAAACCCGGAAGACCACCCCCCGGATTATTGGTAGCAATGCCGGTGGGTAATGGCGAGGGAAAACCGCCACATAACGTTCCAATACTGATGTCCGGTCTGTCCATCAGCATTCCAAGCTACCGTTACCGGCCTCGAAGCAGAGGAACGACGCCCTGCGTGAGAAAACTCGATCCCGATTCCCCCTGCGCCGGATACAACCCGAAGGTCGAGCCACCGGAAGACTTCGACGATTCAAGGTCACAGGGTACCGTCGTCCAGGCCTCTCCGCAGCCTAGTGGAATACCTTGTTCACCTGCCGCTGGTGGACGGCCAGCCTCGGCGTACTTGGAACGGCTGCTACCCAGTCCACCGTGTTCGGTATCGTGTTCGGAGGACGCGCGTAACGACCTCACCCTGAAGGGTATACTCGCGTCGCCGAGTCAGCACCATCGGCAGACCTCTACGTCCCATCCGCACCTCCAGACGGAGacaaacaacaataataataataacgagtaCGGTCCCGCTTCCTTGGAACTCGATTCACCCGGTGATCCGGCCTCTGAGCTCCGCGAACTCCTCAGGGTCTCCGGTCACCTCATACCCGACCCGCTCCTCGTCCCCAGGGACCTTCTTCCGGCGCTCGCCGCCGCACCGGCGAACGAAATTCCGAGACTACTAGCCTCCCGACCGGAACTCAGGCTCCCGCAGGCTTTAACCAGGCCGGAACTACTCAGGGACCCGGATCTGTTGGTCATTTCTCTCGCCCATCTTCAGCACGTCCTCGACTACGGCGAGGGACCGGTACCGGCTGATAGACGAGACGACCAAGCAAGGCCGAAACTCACCTGCAAGCCGATCGGCACCCTCATGCCAGCCCCCATAGATCTTTCGGCGAATCGTCCGAGGCATACGACCAACGGTGGGTCATATCCGCTGCTCAGGGTCCGGACTACCGGGCTACTGAAACAGGAATCGGAGGTCACCTCAACCGCCGCGTCGCCCGAGGACTCGCAATTTTGGCATCCTTTATTTAGCAG TCAAAAAAGGCACCTGCATCACCTGCACCAGCATCACTATCACTACGAGCAGccacagcaacagcaacagcagcagcagcgtcaGGTTTATATTCAACAAGCCCAGAATCAGCAACAACAGCATCAGCAGCCaatgcagcagcaacagcaacagcaacagcagcagccacAGCCACAGCCACAGCAGCAGAATCATGGATCGTGGCACAGAGCCACGATAGCGTCATGA